A genome region from Chitinivibrionia bacterium includes the following:
- a CDS encoding S1 RNA-binding domain-containing protein, protein MQFFARIVEDKWGISLNAALSICSRYERGDSIYFLSEYLPILAECRIDVIAEIYAFLDLQKELEPLREQARKTLKSANIYDEDKEEDISLSISKIEIDDIVSAYKINSQSKGRAAIANGLLPLADLFEGDFTGDINAEAKKYADKSKGLESADDVIDGVVAILTDRIAFDANARYLVRALTANDGNFEITSKKKSAKYDKFSGHHNFSAISDEDLLFLQNSDENKDIKLSVVAPVLYGLELLKHHFLHFPDASSANIVNRAIVDAWNKYLAPMAQNAIKDDLLNAASERVSRTLSTQIREALEQKNKTVSKNVLIISQDSTEAINIIVANYAGECFRVSQEDVRNYGKPFNSSKIKTVFEQWRASEFILVENPEHAQFMNDVISITANSFQQKPTIRKIEANKKPSPLLKNEFVKKQVKDFDKNIQNAYTAAIKLLAPAAIIYEPQILETLAQSPVVNYINDEKMRKIVDRNLTVLQLQNGIEIGEKNDYLLLSLGADEKAVENLRKAKNSGAIKCKLDLENCGISDVLFVNISGFVIFPRSGAILEKTLVHPLMFDLPQAVAASLNASLEDIILNEKLIAEYESENPTEDYFVREKLAKQLKIGAKYVSIPSGNHHQRTSWRDIPIGSTANGRIRNITDFGIFIDINATTDGLVHISEVPQHLLPDLQVGDKIPVKILDVDSKKRRIALTMKLQTAKVGDLLSYFSENA, encoded by the coding sequence GTGCAATTTTTTGCCAGAATAGTCGAAGACAAATGGGGAATTTCTCTTAACGCGGCGCTATCTATCTGTTCCCGATACGAAAGAGGAGATTCAATATATTTTTTGTCGGAATATTTGCCGATATTAGCGGAGTGCAGAATTGACGTAATCGCCGAAATCTATGCCTTTTTGGATTTGCAAAAAGAACTTGAACCTTTGCGTGAACAAGCAAGAAAAACGCTGAAATCAGCAAACATTTACGACGAAGACAAAGAAGAAGATATTTCTTTAAGCATTTCCAAAATCGAAATCGACGACATAGTTTCCGCCTACAAAATAAACTCGCAATCCAAAGGACGCGCAGCAATAGCAAACGGACTTTTGCCCCTTGCCGACTTGTTTGAAGGCGATTTTACGGGCGACATAAACGCCGAGGCTAAAAAATACGCAGACAAATCCAAGGGCTTGGAAAGCGCAGACGACGTAATTGACGGCGTTGTTGCAATATTGACCGACCGCATCGCTTTCGACGCCAACGCAAGATATTTGGTAAGAGCCTTAACTGCAAACGACGGAAATTTTGAAATAACAAGCAAGAAAAAAAGTGCAAAATACGATAAATTCAGCGGACATCACAATTTTTCGGCGATTTCGGACGAAGATTTGCTGTTCTTGCAAAATTCCGACGAGAATAAAGACATAAAACTTTCGGTTGTAGCGCCTGTTTTATATGGTTTGGAACTCTTAAAGCACCATTTTTTGCACTTTCCCGACGCGTCTTCCGCAAACATTGTAAACAGAGCGATTGTGGACGCGTGGAACAAATATTTGGCGCCAATGGCGCAAAACGCAATAAAAGACGATTTGCTTAATGCGGCAAGTGAAAGAGTTTCTCGCACACTTTCCACTCAAATCAGAGAAGCGTTAGAGCAAAAAAACAAAACAGTAAGCAAAAACGTTTTAATAATTTCGCAAGACAGCACGGAAGCAATAAATATAATAGTTGCGAATTACGCAGGCGAATGCTTTCGCGTTTCACAAGAAGACGTGCGCAATTACGGAAAACCGTTTAATTCGTCTAAAATAAAAACCGTTTTTGAACAGTGGCGGGCAAGTGAATTTATTCTTGTGGAAAATCCCGAACACGCTCAATTTATGAACGATGTAATTTCGATTACGGCAAACTCTTTCCAACAAAAACCGACAATCAGAAAAATCGAAGCAAACAAAAAGCCCTCGCCGCTTCTTAAGAACGAATTTGTAAAAAAACAGGTTAAAGATTTTGACAAAAATATCCAGAACGCATATACAGCGGCAATTAAATTGCTTGCTCCCGCGGCAATTATTTACGAGCCGCAAATTTTGGAGACACTGGCGCAATCCCCCGTAGTAAATTACATTAACGATGAAAAAATGCGGAAAATCGTCGATAGAAATTTAACCGTTTTACAACTCCAAAACGGCATAGAAATCGGAGAAAAAAACGACTATTTACTACTTTCTCTCGGCGCCGACGAAAAAGCTGTCGAAAACCTGCGAAAAGCGAAAAATTCGGGAGCGATAAAATGCAAACTTGATTTGGAAAATTGCGGAATTAGCGATGTTCTTTTTGTGAACATAAGCGGATTTGTCATTTTTCCGAGGTCAGGCGCAATTTTGGAAAAAACGCTTGTACACCCGCTGATGTTTGACTTGCCGCAAGCAGTAGCCGCCTCTCTTAACGCCTCGCTCGAAGATATAATTCTCAATGAAAAACTAATTGCCGAATATGAAAGCGAAAATCCGACCGAGGATTATTTTGTCCGCGAAAAACTTGCAAAACAATTAAAAATAGGCGCAAAATACGTGTCTATACCGAGCGGAAATCACCATCAAAGGACGTCTTGGAGAGATATTCCGATTGGTTCAACCGCAAACGGTCGCATACGAAACATAACGGATTTCGGAATTTTTATCGATATAAACGCAACAACCGACGGATTAGTTCATATTTCGGAAGTGCCGCAACATTTATTGCCAGACTTGCAAGTAGGCGACAAAATTCCTGTTAAAATCCTTGACGTGGACAGCAAAAAGCGAAGAATTGCTCTTACGATGAAACTGCAAACAGCAAAAGTCGGCGATTTGTTATCATATTTCAGCGAAAATGCGTAG
- a CDS encoding ABC transporter ATP-binding protein: MKTKEPVLRVQHLVKNFGPKRVLKGVSFEVQAGEVVCIIGQSGHGKSVLMKNIMGLMHPDGGQILFNGDVIASPTTPSSKYDEVRQKFGLLFQGAALFDSMTIEDNISFALRERTTLSDEEIRKKVEKSISVVGLNNVLHLMPADLSGGMRSRAALARAIVMEPEIMLYDEPTSALDPIMTDVVNDLILDMRARLNMTSIIITHDISSAYKIADKIVMIYEGNIVFDGTPGEIRSSKDPYVQKFIRGNRKADYAFKEGDDKNNGHVDVEALQKAIRNRKFGSIKSLNVAPKTKFTEAV; encoded by the coding sequence ATGAAAACAAAAGAACCTGTTTTAAGAGTACAGCATTTGGTTAAGAATTTTGGACCCAAGCGCGTGCTTAAAGGTGTCAGCTTTGAAGTGCAGGCAGGCGAAGTCGTCTGTATTATCGGACAATCGGGACACGGAAAAAGCGTGCTTATGAAAAACATAATGGGACTTATGCACCCCGACGGCGGGCAAATTCTGTTTAACGGCGACGTAATTGCCTCACCCACCACTCCCTCGTCAAAATACGACGAAGTTCGACAAAAATTCGGGCTTTTGTTTCAGGGCGCGGCGCTCTTCGACTCTATGACAATAGAGGACAATATCTCCTTTGCCCTGCGCGAAAGAACTACTTTATCCGACGAAGAAATCCGCAAAAAAGTCGAAAAAAGCATTTCGGTTGTAGGCTTAAATAACGTTTTACATCTTATGCCCGCCGACCTTTCGGGCGGTATGCGAAGCCGCGCGGCGCTTGCCAGAGCTATTGTTATGGAGCCCGAAATTATGCTTTACGACGAGCCGACTTCCGCACTTGACCCCATTATGACCGACGTGGTAAACGACCTGATTTTAGATATGCGGGCGCGCTTAAATATGACATCAATAATCATAACGCACGATATTTCGTCGGCGTATAAAATCGCAGACAAAATCGTTATGATTTACGAGGGAAACATAGTCTTCGACGGCACCCCCGGTGAAATTCGTTCGTCCAAAGACCCATACGTGCAAAAATTTATCCGCGGAAACAGAAAAGCCGACTACGCGTTCAAAGAAGGCGACGACAAAAACAACGGACACGTCGATGTCGAGGCATTGCAAAAAGCAATAAGAAACAGAAAGTTCGGTAGTATAAAATCGCTGAATGTAGCGCCGAAAACAAAATTTACGGAAGCTGTTTAA
- a CDS encoding ABC transporter permease — protein sequence MLKTATIGFMDGIFSFFGAIASFGRLTWEVFSRFPLIFQNFDLTTKQMRIIGIGSIPLVLVTGAFVGMETIKQANYQMQGLVPMRYLGYAVSKALITELAPVITSFVVSSRISTAIAAEIGSMRTTEQLDAMYCLSLDHIRYIILPKVVAAAVMLPVLVIFSKLVGFFASIFIAYLFIDVTMFTYLEGLRLFFYAPDMLIGTFKTAIFGAIIALSGSFFGLECVKGAEGIGGATTKAVMLSAVLILMFNFVVAMIFL from the coding sequence ATGCTAAAAACCGCAACAATCGGCTTTATGGACGGAATTTTTTCGTTTTTCGGCGCAATAGCCAGTTTCGGCAGGCTAACTTGGGAAGTATTTTCACGTTTCCCGCTGATTTTTCAAAACTTCGACCTGACAACAAAGCAAATGCGAATTATCGGAATTGGCTCTATCCCGCTCGTTTTGGTAACGGGCGCATTCGTCGGAATGGAGACGATAAAACAAGCAAATTATCAAATGCAGGGGCTTGTCCCTATGCGATATTTGGGCTATGCGGTAAGTAAGGCGTTAATCACCGAACTCGCCCCCGTAATAACGAGTTTTGTAGTATCGTCCAGAATTTCCACCGCGATTGCCGCCGAAATCGGAAGTATGCGCACCACCGAGCAATTAGACGCTATGTATTGCCTTTCGCTCGACCATATTCGCTACATAATTTTGCCAAAAGTTGTCGCCGCCGCCGTAATGTTGCCCGTTTTGGTAATATTTTCAAAGTTGGTCGGATTTTTTGCTTCGATATTTATTGCCTACCTTTTTATAGACGTTACAATGTTTACTTACCTCGAAGGGCTTCGCCTCTTTTTCTATGCGCCAGATATGCTTATAGGCACTTTCAAAACTGCCATATTCGGAGCGATTATTGCGCTTTCGGGCTCTTTTTTCGGTTTGGAATGCGTTAAGGGAGCGGAAGGAATAGGCGGAGCGACAACCAAAGCGGTTATGCTTTCGGCAGTATTGATTTTGATGTTTAACTTTGTTGTGGCAATGATTTTTCTTTAA